GTGTTTCCCTTGGAACAAGAATAAGCCTCTTTCTTTCCTTAAGGCAGACATCAGCACATCTTTGGATTAAATTCTCTGAAGCTCCATAAGCTATGGCAGATAGGGTTTTCATACTACAGGGGCAAACTATCATACCCAAGCACAAGAAAAAACCAGAGGCAATTTCAGAATCAATATTTTTGTAATCAAAAAAAGAGGTATTTGGCAGGGAGCAGAGGGAGCTTTTAAGGTCTATTCCAAGCTCCTTCTTTCCAACAAGAATGCCATTATCTGAAATCATAAGAGAAACCCTGTATTCCTTGCTAATTGCCTCAAGGGTTTTCTTTCCATAAATAATACCAGAGGCGCCTGTGATAGCGAAGATTATTTGCTTCACAGGAAAATTTTTAAAGCAAGGCCACAAAACCCAGCAATTACTGTTGAGACAACAAGGTCAAGGGCTGTATCCCTTTCCTCTTCAAATAACCATCCCCTTAACATAAGAACAAATGGAATAGCAAAATAAAATGGAGAAGGAAGTAGAACAAGGGTAAATAAAACCATCCTCTCAAATGCACCATACCAGCTTCTTTTTGAAACAACAACAGATGTTTCATATCTATAAAAAAGCCTTTTAAAATAAAATAAAAGTATCATAGATGCTGGTCCTACAATGCAATAAAGGGAGACATACTTAACCTGTGAAAGGGAGTAGATATTTTCACAAAGCCAAAGCTTAGCAACAATCAAAATAATAACAAGATGAAAAATTTGGTCTAATATAAAAAAGATAATGTTATCCAGGCTAGGCCATTTGTCTGTCATCTTTATCTTTAGCCAATCAAATAAGGTATGTGAAACAAAAAACAAAAGAAGGCTTACAGGCTTTAGTAAAAGATGGGGAACAAGAATAATGACAAGCAAAACACATACCAAGCTATGAAGCATTACACCCCATACGCTCCTTTTTTTTAGCTCAAATAGGGTTCGTGTCTGAAGGGGAAAATCAGCTAGTAAGTGGGCTAAAAGCAAGTTCCAAATCATCTTTTTTCTTTATCTTTCCGTTTTTATATGCTAGAATAAATGCATCTGCACATTTTTCGTCAAATTGTGAGCCTTTGCATTTTTCTACCTCAGCCAAAGCTATCTCAGGCTCAAGCCCCTTTCTATAGGGCCTATCAGATGTCATAGCATCATAGGTATCTGCCACAGCTATTATCCTTGAGAAAAGGGGTATATCTTCTCCTCTTAATCCATCTGGATAACCTCCACCTTCAAACCTTTCGTGGTGGTGCTTAATAGAAGGGATAATACATTCAAGCTTTTTTATATGCTCAATAATATTTGCACCTGTTCCTGGGTGCTTCTTTATTTCTGAAAACTCATCATCTGTAAGCTTTGCAGGTTTTCTTAAGATTTTTTCATCTATTCCTATCTTTCCAATGTCATGAAGAAGGCTGGACAATTTAAGCTCCTTTATCTCATCCCTTGACAAACCCATCTCTTCTCCTATTGCAAGGCTATATTCACAAACCCTCTGGGAGTGTCCATGGGTATATGGATCCTTTGCATCAATGGTTGCTGTAAGGGATATGATAATTGAAAGGAATAGGTCTTCAAGCTCTTTGTAAAGGGATGCATTCTCAAGGGCAATGGCAATTTGAAGGGCTATCGCCTCAAAAAGCTCTATATCCTCATCGGCAAATGTCCCTCCTACCCTGTTTATTGCCTCTGCAACACCGATTATTTTATTCTTTATTTTAAGGGGAACACAAATAATAGACCTTGTTTGAAACCCAGATTTTTCATCTGCATCTTTAAAAAACCTAGGGTCTTTGCTTGTATCTGGAACAATCAAAGGCTCTCCCCTTTCTGCAACATATCCAGCAATACCAACACCTAAAGGAATCCTTATCTCCTTTACATCTTCTCCCTTCTTTCCAAGTGCAACCTTAAATATAAGCTCATTTTTTTCTTTGTCCAAAATCATTAAAGAACTTGCCTCAGCCCTCATTAGCTGGGCTACAAGCTTCATTGATATTTCTAATACCCTATCAATGTTTAAGGTTGAATTTACTGTCCTTGCAACCTCTGTTAAAACGGTCTTTTCTGAGACCTTTCTAACAAGGTCATAGAAAAGGGAGGCATTTTCAATAAGAACGCCTATTTGATTTGAGATACTTAAAAGAAGCTCCTCATCATCCTTTGTAAAAGCCTCCTTTCCCAATGTATTGATAACCTCAATAACACCAATCACCTTTCTTTTTGCCTTCAAGGGAACGCAAAGGAGGTTATATGGAAGATAGCCTATTTCTTCTGCAATATCCCTCTTAAACCTTTTGTCTTCTAAAGGATTTGGAACAATTAAGGGCTGTCCCTCCTTTGCTACCCAGCCTGCAATGCCCTCTCCTAATGGAACATCAAATTTCTTTACATCATCTGCCATTGGTCCCTTTGCCACCTTAAAGATAAGTTTTGTTTCGCTTTTGTCTAAAAGAAGGATAGAGCCTGCATCGGTTCTCATAAAACGAAGGACAGAATCCATAATCAATGAGAGGAGGTCGTCCACCTCAAGGTCTAAGCCAAGCATCTCATTTATCTCCTGAAGGATTTCTGCCTTTAATGAAATTGCCTCTAGTGAGGAATAAATAGTCTTTACCCTTTCCTCCCTCTCCTTTGTCCTTTCCTGCATTTCCGAAAGCTCTGATTCCAACCCAGCAATCAGACCCCTTAAAACCCTAACATCCTTTTCCAAAATTGTCTTATTATCCATAATTTAAGTATAATCTAAAAAATTATAAAAAGCAAGAATTTAAACAAAAACCTACTTATATTTTGTATGTGTTTAGGTGCTTTATAATTCATTCACCTTATATAGAAGTGGGAAGTAGGAAGTAGGAAGTAAATGTTTCTTATTAAACCTTTGTCTTAATTCTTCATTCTTTTTCATCTTTTACTTCTTACTTATTACTTATTTCATTGCTTTCTTTAAATATTAGCTAAACACGTACGATGAATTAGAAAGATCCCTTGTATGGGATAAAGATGGATACCCTCTACCCTAGGGCAGTCAATTTTGTTTGGGTACAAGATTGACAAAATCTTTAAGAGATTGTAAATTTATAGTATGGAAGGCGTTTGGAAGGGCCCTCTCGAAAGAATAGACGACTATAGGTGGCAGATACCAAAGAGCTTTAGGCATGATATGAGGGTTCCTGGTCTTATCTATGCCACAGAAAAGCTTCTTACCCATATAAAGGCAGATAATACACCCATTCAAGTTGCAAATGTTGCAACCCTTCCTGGCATTGTTAAATATTCTTTAGCTATGCCTGACATACACTGGGGATATGGCCTTCCCATAGGTGGTGTAGCGGCAACAGATATTGAAAAAGGTGGTGTTGTCTCCCCTGGCGGTGTTGGCTCTGATATAAATTGTGGCATCAGGCTGGTAAGGACAAATTTAAAATTAGAGGATATAAAGGATAGAATTGAAGAACTCGTTAATCTTCTTTTTCAAACCATCCCCTCTGGATTAGGCTCAAAGGGAGCTATTAAGGTATTTGGAAAGGAGGAAGAAGATGTCTTATTGCAGGGTGCGGAATGGGCGGTTAAAAGGGGGTACGGATGGAAAGAGGATTTGGATGCAATAGAGGAGGGAGGATACCTGGATTTAGCAGATCCTGATATGGTAAGCCAGAGGGCATTGGAAAGGGGAGGGGGTCAGCTTGGAACACTTGGCTCTGGAAATCACTTCCTTGAGATTCAAAGGGTAGGAGAGATATATGATGAAAAAATAGCAAATGCCTATGGTTTATTCAAAGACCAGATAACAATTATGATTCA
The genomic region above belongs to bacterium and contains:
- a CDS encoding UbiX family flavin prenyltransferase, with protein sequence MKQIIFAITGASGIIYGKKTLEAISKEYRVSLMISDNGILVGKKELGIDLKSSLCSLPNTSFFDYKNIDSEIASGFFLCLGMIVCPCSMKTLSAIAYGASENLIQRCADVCLKERKRLILVPRETPLSEIHLENMLKLRKMGADILPAMPGFYEAPKTIDDLVGFIVRKVISLLTKE
- a CDS encoding DUF3307 domain-containing protein, with product MIWNLLLAHLLADFPLQTRTLFELKKRSVWGVMLHSLVCVLLVIILVPHLLLKPVSLLLFFVSHTLFDWLKIKMTDKWPSLDNIIFFILDQIFHLVIILIVAKLWLCENIYSLSQVKYVSLYCIVGPASMILLFYFKRLFYRYETSVVVSKRSWYGAFERMVLFTLVLLPSPFYFAIPFVLMLRGWLFEEERDTALDLVVSTVIAGFCGLALKIFL
- a CDS encoding GAF domain-containing protein, encoding MDNKTILEKDVRVLRGLIAGLESELSEMQERTKEREERVKTIYSSLEAISLKAEILQEINEMLGLDLEVDDLLSLIMDSVLRFMRTDAGSILLLDKSETKLIFKVAKGPMADDVKKFDVPLGEGIAGWVAKEGQPLIVPNPLEDKRFKRDIAEEIGYLPYNLLCVPLKAKRKVIGVIEVINTLGKEAFTKDDEELLLSISNQIGVLIENASLFYDLVRKVSEKTVLTEVARTVNSTLNIDRVLEISMKLVAQLMRAEASSLMILDKEKNELIFKVALGKKGEDVKEIRIPLGVGIAGYVAERGEPLIVPDTSKDPRFFKDADEKSGFQTRSIICVPLKIKNKIIGVAEAINRVGGTFADEDIELFEAIALQIAIALENASLYKELEDLFLSIIISLTATIDAKDPYTHGHSQRVCEYSLAIGEEMGLSRDEIKELKLSSLLHDIGKIGIDEKILRKPAKLTDDEFSEIKKHPGTGANIIEHIKKLECIIPSIKHHHERFEGGGYPDGLRGEDIPLFSRIIAVADTYDAMTSDRPYRKGLEPEIALAEVEKCKGSQFDEKCADAFILAYKNGKIKKKDDLELAFSPLTS